In Deinococcus maricopensis DSM 21211, one genomic interval encodes:
- a CDS encoding phytoene desaturase family protein — MRTPGARSIGVLGGGLAGLALAALLARRGHAVTVYEAGTPGGKLRRLPVADLIFDTGPSLFTFPGVWRAYLERLGRSDPLDLRPLPGGLGVHHTPHGPVPLPVPPGHPLYPHWARYVRAAAPARDAITDLLTRPPRLTDPQFVTASARLGRVLGPHVSAHAYLRALRLPPALHAALATHALNAGVGPRSGSALYALLPALIAHDVARPAAGMGALLDTLLRFGAEAGVQVRSGTPVERLDVRRAEATLHGGATVRHDLFVSTLDPGVTARLLGRPEPRGQRSVSGLAIYAALPVPAPLPPTSVLLPDDLDALDDARRIPALPAGTMTLVHADGRQLSVLLTAPATGLDMDLTHPWVQGQLARVERTLGQPGLLASAQATAVLSPADYARLGTPGGAIYGLTPPAWRAGPFHPTPYRPHARVWQAGSGVHPGGGIPAVLGGALIVDTLMARSRL, encoded by the coding sequence CGCGGGCCTCGCGCTCGCGGCGCTCCTCGCCCGGCGCGGCCACGCCGTCACCGTATACGAAGCGGGCACCCCCGGCGGGAAACTCCGGCGCCTGCCCGTCGCGGACCTCATCTTCGACACCGGCCCGAGCCTGTTCACCTTCCCGGGCGTGTGGCGCGCGTACCTCGAGCGGCTCGGCCGCTCGGACCCGCTCGACCTGCGGCCCCTGCCGGGCGGGCTGGGCGTGCACCACACGCCGCACGGGCCGGTCCCCCTGCCCGTCCCCCCCGGGCACCCGCTGTACCCGCACTGGGCCCGGTACGTGCGCGCCGCTGCGCCCGCCCGCGACGCCATCACGGACCTGCTGACGCGCCCGCCGCGCCTCACGGACCCGCAGTTCGTCACCGCGAGCGCCCGCCTGGGCCGCGTCCTCGGCCCGCACGTCAGCGCGCACGCGTACCTGCGCGCCCTGCGCCTCCCACCCGCCCTGCACGCGGCGCTCGCCACGCACGCCCTGAACGCCGGCGTCGGCCCACGCAGCGGCAGCGCCCTGTACGCCCTGCTGCCCGCCCTGATCGCGCACGACGTCGCGCGCCCCGCCGCCGGGATGGGCGCCCTGCTGGACACCCTGCTGCGCTTCGGCGCGGAAGCCGGGGTGCAGGTGCGCTCAGGCACGCCCGTGGAGCGCCTCGACGTGCGCAGGGCAGAGGCCACACTGCACGGCGGTGCGACCGTGCGGCACGACCTGTTCGTCAGCACCCTCGACCCGGGCGTCACGGCGCGCCTGCTGGGCCGCCCCGAACCGCGCGGGCAGCGCAGCGTGTCCGGCCTGGCCATATACGCCGCGCTGCCGGTCCCCGCGCCGCTCCCGCCCACCAGTGTCCTGCTGCCGGACGACCTTGACGCGCTCGACGACGCCCGCCGGATACCCGCCCTTCCGGCCGGCACCATGACACTCGTCCACGCGGACGGTCGTCAGCTGAGCGTCCTGCTGACCGCGCCCGCCACGGGCCTCGATATGGACCTCACGCACCCGTGGGTGCAGGGGCAGCTGGCACGCGTGGAGCGCACGCTCGGGCAGCCGGGGCTGCTGGCGTCCGCGCAGGCTACCGCTGTCCTGAGCCCGGCGGACTACGCCCGGCTCGGCACGCCGGGCGGCGCCATTTATGGCCTCACGCCTCCTGCGTGGCGGGCCGGGCCGTTCCATCCCACGCCGTACCGCCCGCACGCGCGCGTGTGGCAGGCGGGCAGCGGCGTGCACCCGGGCGGCGGCA